A region of Alkalidesulfovibrio alkalitolerans DSM 16529 DNA encodes the following proteins:
- a CDS encoding AI-2E family transporter, with protein MKRLRDIFGRKSDADAFFSWFPILLLLFGLWLLYGIFAPFLDAIIFAAVLAALFSPLFAWTVERVGGRRNLSALLILLLAVVCILIPAMLFLGGLVAQGREALAQINVWLRSNDLELLLKDGSVARWLAWVQEHVPGLDLSHMDIPSRLLGFTQTVGQKILTMSTQILGNAVLFIIHFALMLFFLFYFLKDGKEWLERLKYLLPMRLEQADAVADRLRKVCKAVLVGGLLVATLQGIVGGVGLAMVGLPGLFWGTMMGFASLIPLVGTGLIWVPACLWLLILGKWQASLFLAAWCGIIVVQIDTFLRPYFMKGSSQVPVLFIFLSVIGGVNAFGPAGILYGPLVLAFATTMIKIYDQQYAHVLSVRERPQNGGGVVEAPLVSPATDAEEAPTEAKEPSAPSARAPDGPSSNS; from the coding sequence ATGAAACGCCTGCGCGACATATTCGGCCGGAAATCCGACGCCGACGCCTTCTTCTCCTGGTTTCCCATTCTTCTACTGCTTTTCGGGCTGTGGCTGCTCTACGGCATTTTCGCCCCGTTCCTGGACGCGATCATTTTTGCCGCAGTCCTGGCCGCGCTCTTCTCTCCGCTCTTCGCCTGGACAGTGGAACGCGTGGGCGGTCGCCGCAATCTTTCCGCCCTGCTCATCCTGCTTCTGGCCGTGGTCTGCATCCTCATCCCGGCCATGCTCTTCCTGGGCGGGCTCGTAGCCCAAGGCAGGGAAGCCCTGGCCCAGATCAACGTCTGGCTCAGATCCAACGATCTGGAACTGCTTCTGAAAGACGGAAGCGTGGCCCGATGGCTCGCCTGGGTACAGGAGCATGTGCCCGGACTCGATCTGTCGCACATGGACATCCCCTCGCGCCTGCTGGGCTTCACGCAGACCGTGGGACAAAAGATACTGACCATGAGCACCCAGATACTCGGCAACGCGGTGCTCTTCATCATCCACTTCGCCTTGATGCTTTTCTTCCTTTTCTATTTCCTGAAGGATGGAAAGGAATGGCTCGAACGCCTCAAATACCTGCTGCCCATGCGCCTGGAGCAGGCGGACGCCGTTGCCGACAGGTTGCGCAAGGTCTGCAAGGCCGTGCTCGTGGGCGGCCTGCTGGTGGCCACGCTCCAGGGCATCGTGGGCGGCGTCGGCTTGGCCATGGTCGGCCTGCCCGGCCTTTTCTGGGGCACGATGATGGGCTTCGCCTCGCTCATCCCACTCGTGGGCACAGGCCTCATCTGGGTTCCGGCCTGCCTGTGGCTACTGATCCTGGGCAAATGGCAGGCATCTCTCTTTCTGGCCGCTTGGTGCGGCATTATCGTGGTGCAGATCGATACCTTCCTGCGCCCTTACTTCATGAAGGGCTCGTCCCAGGTGCCGGTGCTGTTCATCTTCCTTTCGGTCATCGGCGGGGTCAACGCCTTCGGTCCCGCAGGCATCCTCTACGGCCCCCTGGTCCTGGCCTTCGCCACCACGATGATCAAGATATACGACCAGCAGTACGCCCACGTGCTCTCGGTTCGCGAACGGCCGCAAAACGGGGGGGGAGTTGTCGAAGCACCGCTCGTATCCCCCGCCACCGACGCGGAGGAGGCTCCGACGGAAGCAAAAGAGCCAAGCGCTCCTAGCGCTCGCGCTCCCGACGGGCCGTCTTCCAACTCCTGA
- a CDS encoding DUF968 domain-containing protein: MEPCALCGRSAATTRHHLVPRAVHRRLKRRNGAQGRDLCATIPLCRPCHATLHQTFDERDLAENYDTLEKILADERIARWRKWLSGKPDGFSPKLRSWKTARRERER; the protein is encoded by the coding sequence ATGGAGCCGTGCGCCTTGTGCGGCCGCAGCGCCGCCACCACCCGCCATCACCTCGTGCCGCGCGCCGTGCACCGCCGCCTGAAGCGCCGAAACGGCGCGCAGGGTCGCGACCTGTGCGCCACGATTCCGCTTTGCCGCCCGTGCCACGCCACGCTGCACCAGACATTCGACGAACGAGATCTGGCCGAAAATTACGATACCTTGGAGAAGATTCTGGCGGACGAGCGCATTGCGCGCTGGCGTAAATGGCTCTCGGGCAAGCCGGACGGCTTTTCGCCCAAGCTCAGGAGTTGGAAGACGGCCCGTCGGGAGCGCGAGCGCTAG
- the lipA gene encoding lipoyl synthase encodes MPSRPALRIPPWLRVKLPASGRCSGTARLLADLRLNTVCQSARCPNTWECFGASVATFLIMGRTCTRGCAFCNIEGGRPEPLQADEPGRISEAVRRLGLSHVVVTSVTRDDLPDGGAAHFAAVLRAIKADHPGTTTEVLTPDFGGDCAALAVVLAAGPDVFNHNLETVPRLYPAIRPQADYAQSLDVLRAARDISPGLRVKSGIMVGLGETNEEVRDVIRDLHDAGCDIVTVGQYMRPSMAHPEVERYVRPEVFEEYAAFGRSLGVPHMFCAPLVRSSYNAALFAPKAEDLP; translated from the coding sequence ATGCCCTCGCGACCCGCCTTGCGCATCCCACCCTGGCTTAGGGTCAAGCTGCCCGCCTCGGGACGGTGCAGCGGCACGGCCCGGCTTTTGGCCGACCTGCGGCTGAACACGGTCTGTCAGTCCGCGCGCTGCCCCAACACCTGGGAATGCTTCGGGGCCTCGGTAGCCACCTTCCTCATCATGGGCCGTACCTGCACGCGCGGCTGCGCCTTTTGCAACATCGAGGGCGGCCGCCCCGAGCCCCTGCAAGCGGACGAGCCCGGCCGCATCAGCGAGGCCGTGCGGCGTCTTGGGCTTTCGCACGTGGTCGTGACCTCGGTGACGCGCGACGACCTGCCCGACGGCGGGGCCGCGCATTTCGCGGCCGTGTTGCGCGCGATCAAGGCCGACCATCCGGGCACGACCACCGAGGTGCTGACCCCGGATTTCGGCGGGGATTGCGCGGCCTTGGCCGTGGTGCTGGCCGCCGGGCCGGACGTCTTCAACCACAATTTGGAGACGGTGCCGCGCCTGTACCCGGCCATCCGGCCGCAGGCCGACTACGCGCAAAGCCTGGACGTTTTGCGCGCGGCCAGGGATATCTCGCCCGGCCTGCGGGTCAAGTCCGGGATCATGGTCGGTCTGGGAGAGACAAACGAGGAGGTGCGCGACGTGATCCGCGACCTTCACGACGCGGGCTGCGACATCGTGACCGTCGGCCAGTACATGCGGCCGAGCATGGCCCATCCGGAAGTCGAGCGCTACGTGCGGCCCGAGGTCTTCGAGGAATACGCGGCCTTCGGCCGTTCGCTTGGCGTGCCGCACATGTTCTGCGCGCCGCTGGTGCGATCGAGCTACAACGCGGCCCTCTTCGCGCCCAAGGCCGAGGACTTGCCCTGA
- the lipB gene encoding lipoyl(octanoyl) transferase LipB, with product MRIVDLGRAAYAEVEAVQQARLMEVAEGGEDTLFLVEHPPVITIGRHGGGEHLLAAPDFLASRGIELAHSARGGKITCHFPGQLVAYPVVRIAARPGGLRRFFDDLEDAVVETAGIFGVAAERREGFPGVWTARGKLCSIGVAVKRWVTWHGLALNVGEDLSLFDLITLCGIEGARPTSLAIERGEAPPMESVKETLSHALATRLAHPTLA from the coding sequence GTGCGCATCGTCGATCTTGGCCGTGCGGCCTATGCAGAGGTCGAAGCCGTGCAACAGGCGCGGCTCATGGAGGTGGCCGAGGGCGGCGAGGACACGCTGTTCCTTGTGGAGCATCCGCCGGTCATCACCATCGGCCGTCACGGCGGGGGCGAGCATCTGCTGGCCGCGCCGGATTTCCTGGCCTCGCGCGGTATCGAGCTTGCCCATTCGGCGCGCGGCGGCAAGATTACCTGCCATTTTCCCGGCCAGCTCGTGGCCTATCCCGTGGTGCGCATCGCCGCGCGGCCCGGCGGGCTCAGGCGCTTCTTCGACGACCTTGAGGACGCGGTGGTGGAGACGGCCGGGATTTTCGGCGTTGCGGCCGAGCGGCGGGAGGGCTTTCCCGGCGTGTGGACCGCGCGCGGCAAGCTGTGCTCCATCGGCGTGGCGGTCAAGCGCTGGGTCACGTGGCACGGCCTTGCGCTGAACGTGGGCGAGGATCTTTCGCTGTTTGACCTGATCACCCTGTGCGGGATAGAAGGCGCGCGGCCCACCTCGCTGGCGATCGAGCGCGGCGAGGCCCCGCCCATGGAATCGGTCAAGGAGACGCTCAGCCATGCCCTCGCGACCCGCCTTGCGCATCCCACCCTGGCTTAG
- a CDS encoding fumarate reductase flavoprotein subunit, with protein sequence MQTFYSDLLVVGAGLSGERIAVEAAEAGFSVIVLSIVPARRSHSSAAQGGMQAALGNCAMGKGDCPDVHFADTVKGSDWGCDQEVARLFADTAPIEMRRLAHWGVPWNRVVPGKSHYFKGGEKFEKYEEPEKEGLITARSFGGTAKWRTCYTSDGTGHAVMCTMDNRCAELGIDVRDRSEAIALIHDGQQCYGAVVRCLRTGELHTYLAKATAICTGGFGRIYKATTNAVICDGGGHVMTMDTGVVPLGNPEAIQFHPTGIVPTDILVTEGCRGDGGTLLDANRERFMHIYEPDKAELASRDVVSRWMTHHMRQGKGVKSPYGEHLYLDIRHLGDKHISTKLREVDEICKHFLGIDPRTELIPVRPTQHYTMAGVRTDKSGAAYGLKGLFSAGEAACWDMHGFNRLGGNSLAETVVAGGIIGKKVAEYLAGADVSISTALVRDAVRKQQERIAAFASGANGSEDVFKVREAMQDALMDGCFVFRNGKDLEACILRLQDILDRARKVGLKSNGKGASPELAAALKIEGQVKLAMCIAVAALARTESRGSHAREDHPERNDRDWLKRTLAVWPEGADMPVLSYEAPSSVWEIPPGDRGYGGGTIIPADKLPGLDQDIAD encoded by the coding sequence ATGCAGACCTTTTATTCCGATCTGTTGGTCGTCGGAGCGGGACTCTCGGGCGAGCGCATCGCCGTCGAGGCCGCCGAGGCGGGCTTCTCCGTCATTGTCCTGTCCATCGTCCCCGCCCGCCGCTCGCACTCCTCGGCCGCCCAGGGCGGCATGCAGGCGGCGCTCGGCAACTGCGCCATGGGCAAGGGCGACTGTCCCGACGTGCACTTCGCCGACACCGTGAAGGGCTCGGACTGGGGCTGCGACCAGGAGGTCGCCCGCCTCTTCGCCGACACCGCGCCCATCGAGATGCGCCGCCTGGCGCACTGGGGCGTGCCCTGGAACCGCGTGGTGCCGGGCAAGTCCCACTACTTCAAGGGCGGCGAGAAGTTCGAGAAGTACGAGGAACCCGAAAAGGAAGGGCTGATCACGGCCCGCTCCTTCGGCGGCACGGCCAAGTGGCGCACCTGCTACACCTCGGACGGCACGGGCCACGCGGTCATGTGCACCATGGACAACCGCTGCGCCGAACTGGGCATCGACGTGCGCGACCGCTCCGAGGCCATCGCCCTGATCCACGACGGCCAGCAGTGTTACGGCGCGGTCGTGCGCTGCCTGCGCACGGGCGAGCTGCACACCTACCTGGCCAAGGCCACGGCCATCTGCACCGGCGGCTTCGGCCGCATCTACAAGGCCACCACCAACGCCGTGATCTGCGACGGCGGCGGCCACGTCATGACCATGGACACGGGCGTGGTGCCGCTTGGCAACCCCGAGGCCATCCAGTTCCATCCCACCGGCATCGTGCCCACGGACATCCTGGTCACCGAAGGCTGCCGCGGCGACGGCGGAACGCTCCTCGACGCCAACCGGGAGCGCTTCATGCACATCTACGAGCCGGACAAGGCCGAGCTCGCCTCGCGCGATGTGGTCTCGCGCTGGATGACCCACCACATGCGCCAGGGCAAGGGCGTCAAGTCGCCCTACGGCGAGCACCTCTACCTGGACATCCGCCACCTGGGCGACAAGCACATCTCCACCAAGCTGCGCGAGGTGGACGAGATCTGCAAGCACTTCCTGGGCATCGATCCGCGCACCGAACTGATCCCGGTGCGGCCGACCCAGCACTACACCATGGCCGGCGTGCGCACCGACAAGAGCGGCGCGGCCTACGGCCTGAAGGGCCTGTTCTCGGCGGGCGAGGCCGCCTGCTGGGACATGCACGGCTTCAACCGCCTGGGGGGCAACTCCCTGGCCGAAACCGTGGTCGCGGGCGGCATCATCGGCAAGAAGGTGGCTGAGTACCTGGCCGGGGCCGACGTCTCCATCTCCACGGCCCTGGTGCGCGACGCCGTGCGCAAGCAACAGGAGCGCATCGCCGCGTTCGCTTCGGGCGCAAACGGCTCCGAGGACGTCTTCAAGGTCCGCGAGGCCATGCAGGACGCGCTCATGGACGGCTGCTTCGTGTTCCGCAACGGCAAGGATCTGGAGGCCTGCATCCTGCGGCTGCAAGACATCCTCGATCGCGCGCGCAAGGTGGGCCTGAAGTCGAACGGCAAGGGCGCAAGCCCCGAACTGGCCGCCGCCCTGAAGATCGAGGGGCAGGTCAAGCTGGCCATGTGCATCGCCGTGGCCGCGCTGGCGCGCACCGAGTCGCGCGGCTCGCACGCGCGCGAGGATCACCCCGAGCGCAACGACCGCGACTGGCTCAAGCGCACCCTGGCCGTCTGGCCCGAGGGCGCGGACATGCCCGTCCTGTCCTACGAGGCCCCGAGCTCGGTCTGGGAAATCCCGCCGGGCGACCGCGGCTACGGCGGCGGCACGATCATCCCGGCCGACAAGCTGCCCGGTCTCGACCAAGACATCGCGGATTAA
- a CDS encoding fumarate reductase iron-sulfur subunit, with protein sequence MARLLKFNIFRYNPMDEASTPRMQEFVLEETVNMTLFIALNRLREEQDPSLMFDFCCRAGICGSCAMVINGRPGLACQTKTADMPQDITLLPLPVYKLIGDISVDTGSWFREMYEKTESWVHTSKVFDPTALEERMDNEVAEQIYELERCVECGCCVAACGTARLRDDFMGAAALNRVARFVVDPRDERTDKDYFEIIGNDEGIFGCMGLLACEDVCPKGLPLQNQLGFLRRKMGITALKNLFGRK encoded by the coding sequence ATGGCTCGACTGCTCAAGTTCAACATATTCCGCTACAATCCCATGGACGAGGCCTCCACGCCCCGCATGCAGGAGTTCGTGCTCGAAGAGACGGTCAACATGACCCTCTTCATCGCGCTCAACCGCCTGCGCGAGGAACAGGATCCCTCCCTGATGTTCGACTTCTGCTGCCGCGCGGGCATCTGCGGCTCGTGCGCCATGGTCATCAACGGCCGTCCCGGCCTGGCCTGCCAGACCAAGACCGCCGACATGCCGCAGGACATCACGCTTCTGCCCCTGCCGGTCTACAAGCTCATCGGCGACATCTCCGTGGACACGGGAAGCTGGTTCCGCGAGATGTACGAGAAGACCGAGTCCTGGGTCCACACCAGCAAGGTCTTCGACCCCACGGCGCTCGAAGAGCGCATGGACAACGAAGTGGCCGAGCAGATCTACGAACTGGAGCGCTGCGTGGAGTGCGGCTGCTGCGTGGCCGCCTGCGGCACCGCGCGGCTGCGCGACGACTTCATGGGCGCGGCGGCGCTGAACCGCGTGGCCCGCTTCGTGGTCGATCCGCGCGACGAGCGCACGGACAAGGACTACTTCGAGATCATCGGCAACGACGAGGGAATCTTCGGCTGCATGGGCCTTTTGGCCTGCGAGGACGTCTGCCCCAAGGGGCTGCCCCTGCAGAACCAGCTCGGTTTCCTGCGCCGCAAGATGGGCATCACGGCCCTGAAGAACCTCTTCGGCCGCAAGTAG
- a CDS encoding fumarate hydratase, with the protein MREIPAQTVIDAVAKLCIDANRHLPEDVKKTFADCAAAENSDAAREIFAQLTENYELAAKTGLPLCQDTGLAVLFVEVGEDVRVAGMTLREAINEGVRKGYQEGFLRKSVCDPLTRKNTGDNTPAIVHFDLVPGDRLKILFMAKGGGSENMSRVTMLSPAQGWEGIKKFVVQRVAEAGPNPCPPTVVGVGIGGDFELAAIIAKKALARKLDDVNPDPKLAEMEKELLEAINKLGIGPMGLGGKTTSLGVKIAMHPCHIASLPLAVNIQCHSARHEEVEL; encoded by the coding sequence ATGCGAGAAATACCGGCGCAAACCGTCATCGACGCGGTGGCCAAGCTGTGCATCGACGCCAACCGCCATCTGCCCGAGGATGTGAAGAAGACCTTCGCGGACTGCGCGGCGGCCGAGAATTCCGACGCCGCGCGCGAGATATTCGCGCAACTCACCGAAAACTATGAACTGGCCGCCAAGACCGGCCTGCCGCTGTGCCAGGACACGGGCCTGGCCGTGCTCTTCGTCGAGGTCGGCGAGGACGTGCGCGTGGCGGGCATGACGCTGCGCGAGGCCATCAACGAGGGCGTGCGCAAGGGCTACCAGGAAGGCTTCCTGCGCAAGTCCGTGTGCGATCCCCTGACCCGCAAGAACACCGGCGACAACACCCCGGCCATCGTGCACTTCGACCTTGTGCCCGGCGACAGGCTGAAAATCCTGTTCATGGCCAAGGGCGGCGGTTCGGAAAACATGTCGCGCGTGACCATGCTCTCGCCCGCCCAGGGCTGGGAAGGCATCAAGAAGTTCGTGGTGCAGCGCGTGGCCGAGGCCGGGCCGAACCCCTGCCCGCCCACCGTGGTCGGCGTGGGCATCGGCGGCGACTTCGAGCTGGCCGCGATCATCGCCAAGAAGGCGCTGGCGCGCAAACTCGACGACGTGAACCCCGATCCCAAGCTGGCCGAAATGGAAAAGGAACTGCTGGAGGCGATCAACAAGCTCGGCATCGGCCCCATGGGCCTGGGCGGCAAGACGACCTCGCTCGGCGTCAAGATCGCCATGCATCCCTGCCACATCGCCAGCCTGCCCCTGGCCGTGAACATCCAGTGCCACTCCGCGCGGCACGAGGAGGTGGAGCTGTAA
- a CDS encoding Fe-S-containing hydro-lyase, with the protein MAEYALTTPLQDADVAKLRAGDVVKLTGTIYTARDAAHKKLMELLDKGEKLPFELKGAVVYYVGPSPAPAGRPIGSAGPTTSYRMDTYAPRLHALGLKASVGKGKRSEEVKKALQDNTAVYFGATGGAGALLSQRITAATVIAFDELGPEAIRELTVKDFPLLVINDSVGGELYAKPDLKAAGLE; encoded by the coding sequence ATGGCCGAATACGCACTCACCACCCCGCTTCAGGACGCGGACGTCGCCAAGCTTCGGGCGGGTGACGTGGTCAAGCTGACCGGCACCATCTACACCGCGCGCGACGCGGCCCACAAGAAGCTCATGGAGCTTCTGGACAAGGGCGAGAAGCTGCCCTTCGAGCTTAAGGGCGCGGTCGTGTATTACGTGGGGCCGAGTCCGGCTCCGGCCGGGCGGCCCATCGGCTCGGCCGGTCCCACCACCAGCTACCGTATGGACACCTACGCCCCGCGCCTGCACGCGCTGGGGCTCAAGGCCTCGGTGGGCAAGGGCAAGCGCAGCGAGGAAGTGAAGAAGGCGCTGCAAGACAATACGGCGGTGTACTTCGGGGCCACGGGCGGCGCGGGCGCGCTGCTCTCGCAGCGCATCACGGCGGCCACGGTCATCGCCTTCGACGAGCTCGGCCCCGAGGCCATCCGGGAACTGACCGTGAAGGACTTCCCGCTGCTGGTGATCAACGACTCCGTGGGCGGCGAACTCTACGCCAAACCGGACCTGAAGGCGGCCGGGCTGGAGTAA
- a CDS encoding ATP-dependent nuclease: MVICAEPAPLKITKIIIENFKIYKNKFVLKLNDGLNVIVGDNEAGKSTILEAINLALTGQINGRYVINELSQYLFNIQTVNEYCKSLTTEKPLEPPSLLIELYLSEYQEFRGTNNCEKKDCCGLFFSIKFDENYQDAYEKLCKSREIRSLPVEYYKVEWKSFALNSLIPRLIPLKSSFINSSETRFSNGSDIYLSRIIRDSLEDDQKIDLSQCYRRMVEAFSNEEAVKAINRNISGQAEISSKPVEISVEIANTNAWEKIITTYLDQIPFQQIGRGEQCIVKTNLALTHKRSRIANLILIEEPENHLSHSNLNKLLEYIKNKCSGKQIIITTHSSFVANKLGLEDLILLSNQYTTSFNDLERDTYAFFSKLPGYDTLRLLLAKGVILVEGDCDELVVQKIYAQQNDGRLPIHNGIDVISVGLSYKRFFEIAKKIDKKVAAIRDNDGKITSIKNNDAAYLKENNNKQVLFYDPVEHEYKGEIEKYNYNTLEPCLLRSNSLETLNSIFRTNFATEDEILNYMRTNKTDCALKIFETEIHFDAPGYIKEAIEFVNE, translated from the coding sequence ATGGTGATTTGCGCTGAACCTGCCCCGCTGAAAATAACAAAAATTATTATTGAAAACTTTAAAATTTATAAAAATAAGTTCGTGCTCAAGTTGAATGACGGCCTCAATGTAATTGTTGGTGACAATGAAGCTGGTAAATCGACAATCTTGGAAGCGATAAATTTAGCTCTCACAGGGCAAATCAACGGACGTTATGTAATAAATGAGCTCTCCCAATACCTATTCAACATTCAAACCGTAAACGAATACTGCAAAAGTCTAACGACAGAGAAACCGCTTGAGCCCCCATCATTGCTTATCGAACTCTATCTCTCTGAATATCAAGAATTTAGGGGGACAAATAATTGCGAAAAGAAAGATTGCTGTGGCCTGTTCTTTTCAATAAAATTTGATGAAAACTATCAAGATGCATATGAAAAACTTTGCAAATCTAGAGAAATAAGATCTCTCCCTGTCGAGTATTACAAGGTGGAATGGAAATCATTTGCACTAAATAGCCTCATCCCACGATTAATACCCCTTAAATCTTCATTTATAAATTCGTCTGAGACTCGCTTTAGCAATGGGTCAGACATCTACCTTTCAAGAATTATTCGGGATTCTCTTGAGGATGACCAAAAGATCGACCTATCTCAATGCTACCGAAGGATGGTTGAGGCCTTTTCTAATGAAGAAGCGGTGAAAGCAATAAACAGAAATATTTCTGGCCAAGCAGAAATCTCTTCAAAGCCGGTAGAAATTTCAGTCGAAATAGCAAACACTAACGCATGGGAAAAAATAATTACAACGTATCTAGACCAAATTCCATTTCAACAAATTGGAAGAGGCGAGCAATGCATCGTAAAAACAAATTTAGCATTGACACATAAACGATCAAGGATCGCCAACCTTATTCTCATTGAAGAACCGGAAAACCATCTTTCTCACAGCAACCTTAACAAACTCCTGGAATATATAAAAAATAAATGTTCTGGTAAACAAATCATTATAACAACACATAGTAGTTTTGTTGCCAACAAGCTTGGCTTAGAAGATTTAATCCTCCTTAGCAACCAGTATACGACATCATTTAATGATCTCGAAAGGGATACCTATGCCTTTTTTTCAAAACTTCCTGGATACGACACACTACGCTTGTTACTAGCAAAAGGAGTCATACTTGTTGAGGGTGATTGTGATGAACTTGTTGTGCAAAAAATATACGCACAACAAAACGATGGGAGATTGCCAATACATAACGGAATCGATGTCATTTCCGTAGGCCTCTCTTACAAGCGGTTTTTTGAGATCGCAAAGAAAATTGACAAAAAAGTTGCCGCAATAAGGGACAACGACGGAAAGATTACGTCAATCAAGAACAACGACGCTGCCTATCTTAAAGAAAACAATAACAAGCAAGTTTTGTTTTATGATCCTGTAGAACATGAATATAAAGGAGAGATAGAAAAATACAACTACAACACTCTTGAACCGTGCCTGTTAAGATCAAATAGTCTCGAAACCCTAAACTCGATATTTAGAACGAACTTTGCAACAGAGGATGAAATACTAAACTATATGAGGACCAACAAAACTGACTGCGCGCTAAAAATATTTGAGACAGAAATACATTTTGACGCCCCAGGGTATATCAAGGAGGCAATTGAGTTTGTCAATGAATAA
- a CDS encoding UvrD-helicase domain-containing protein, giving the protein MNKSRCIIAAAGSGKTRYIVSSALKVDRRKKILITSYTRENEKEIRKKFLKKNHTIPGNITIKTWWSFLFQHGVRPYQNLITDKPIQGLKLVSNKSGFRYTAKNGFTVYWGEADAENFYFSNSRQIYSDKIAMFVMRSDQAAGGAIFDRIAKIYDYIFIDEVQDLAGYDLDIVSNLMKRIPTLLVGDPRQVTYQTHLSSKYKKYQNGRFEQFIKDNCNKTCSVDHETLKGSYRCHQSICDYSGSLFPLLPQVKSLSEVRTDHDGVFFISLNEVDKYLLRFSATQLRYDRKTKVSDAYPSYNFGESKGLTFDRVVIYPTDSIKNFIAQGAQLSESTRCKYYVALTRARHSVAIAWDDPPPIDGINVFSLEE; this is encoded by the coding sequence ATGAATAAGTCAAGATGCATTATTGCAGCTGCCGGATCAGGAAAAACTAGGTATATTGTCAGCAGTGCACTAAAAGTTGACAGGAGAAAGAAAATCCTTATCACATCATATACGAGAGAGAACGAAAAAGAAATTCGAAAAAAATTTCTGAAAAAGAATCATACTATCCCTGGAAACATTACTATAAAAACATGGTGGTCGTTTCTCTTTCAACACGGGGTTCGGCCGTACCAGAATCTTATCACAGACAAGCCTATCCAAGGCCTTAAGCTTGTGTCCAACAAATCTGGATTTCGGTATACCGCAAAAAACGGTTTTACTGTATATTGGGGTGAGGCCGATGCTGAAAATTTTTATTTTTCGAACTCAAGGCAGATTTATTCAGACAAAATCGCGATGTTTGTTATGAGATCTGATCAAGCTGCAGGCGGGGCTATTTTTGACCGCATAGCCAAAATTTATGATTACATTTTTATTGACGAAGTGCAGGATTTAGCTGGATATGATTTAGACATTGTAAGCAACCTAATGAAAAGAATACCCACATTATTGGTCGGCGACCCAAGACAAGTTACATACCAAACTCATCTATCAAGCAAATATAAAAAATATCAAAACGGACGGTTTGAGCAGTTTATAAAAGACAATTGCAATAAAACATGCTCCGTAGATCACGAAACACTCAAAGGATCATATCGCTGCCACCAGTCAATTTGCGATTACTCTGGCTCATTGTTCCCCTTGCTTCCACAAGTTAAATCTTTATCCGAGGTGAGAACTGACCATGACGGCGTTTTTTTCATTTCGTTAAATGAAGTCGATAAATATTTATTGAGATTTTCAGCAACACAATTGCGATATGATCGCAAAACAAAAGTCAGCGACGCCTATCCATCATATAATTTTGGAGAATCAAAAGGGCTAACCTTTGACAGAGTTGTCATCTACCCAACTGATTCAATCAAAAATTTTATTGCTCAGGGTGCCCAATTATCTGAAAGCACACGCTGCAAATATTATGTTGCGTTGACCAGGGCTAGACATAGTGTTGCGATCGCCTGGGATGATCCCCCGCCAATTGACGGGATTAATGTTTTTTCACTTGAGGAATAG